The bacterium region TCGCGCGCCAGGACCACGGGCGGCACCCATTCGTTGTGGGCCTGACTCACCGCGACCGCCGGCCGCGAACCCTCGCGCCGCCAGGCTCTGAGCAGCGCGGCCACGGTGCGAGAACCGACCAGCGGCTGGTCCCCGAGCAGCACCACGGCCGCCTCGATCTCCGGTCGCATGGCTCGAAGCCCAGCCTGCAGCGAGGACGCCATGCCCGTGCGCGCATGAGGGTTGTGCACGAGCTCCGCATCGCCGACGACCGCCCGCTTGACGTCCTCCGCCGAATAGACGACCACGACCTGGTGGCACCCGCCCTCGGCCGCGGCCTCCATCGCGTGCCGCACCATCGGCTTGCCGGCGACCTCGAGCAACACCTTCTGCGGCCCGGCCATGCGCGAGCTCGACCCGGCCGCCAGCACGATCGCACCGACCGGGAGCAGGGCGGCGGCGAGGCGCTCGAATGGCGGTCGGGCCGACCGGATCCACTCGACGTCGATCTCAGCCCGTATGGCGGCCTCCGCAAACTCACGCAGACGCGCGCTGTCGCCGTCGACCAGGAACAGGCGCCGGCCCGCAAGCCACGACAGGTCTGGCACGGCCTCGGGCAGGCCGACCACGGCCAGCGCGCGGCAGTCCTTTCGGGCGGCGACATGCTGGCAAGCGGATTCCAGGTCCTTGCCGCGGACGACCAGTGAGTGCGGCCCCTCAGGCTCGCGATAGGTGCGTCCCCTGATGGCCAGGTCGAGGTCGCTCATGACAAACACCATCGCGCTCCTCAGCATGCCAGATGCCGCTCAGCGCCGAGGCTGCCCAAGGGCCACCGGCACGCACCACCTCCTGGGTGGTGAGGAGCGACCACGACTTAATCTTTCCGAATGCCGTTGCTCGGAGCTCACGTCGACTCGTCCGGCGGCCTGCACCTCGCATTTGACCGCGCGGCCGCAATGGGTGCGCAGGCGATCCAGGTCCACCCCACGCCGCCTGGCTTCTGGGGATCGCCGAAGTTGGACGAAACGCGGATCGCCACCTTCAAAGAGGCGGCCGCCAAGCACGGCCGTCCGCCCTTCTACTTCCATGCCGTCTACCTGATCAACCTCGCCGGTGACGATCCG contains the following coding sequences:
- a CDS encoding nucleotidyltransferase family protein, which produces MLRSAMVFVMSDLDLAIRGRTYREPEGPHSLVVRGKDLESACQHVAARKDCRALAVVGLPEAVPDLSWLAGRRLFLVDGDSARLREFAEAAIRAEIDVEWIRSARPPFERLAAALLPVGAIVLAAGSSSRMAGPQKVLLEVAGKPMVRHAMEAAAEGGCHQVVVVYSAEDVKRAVVGDAELVHNPHARTGMASSLQAGLRAMRPEIEAAVVLLGDQPLVGSRTVAALLRAWRREGSRPAVAVSQAHNEWVPPVVLARELWAELLALKGDAGARQVLHGRPELLDTVPAPGRSDDIDTPADYAKIVRLFPRRKPRQRA